The following are encoded together in the Pseudoalteromonas shioyasakiensis genome:
- a CDS encoding condensin complex protein MksE codes for MTDINLDDLTHLQAINKKLTSGYHISEQDTLMWQELDQHIDAYRALFNALGHDLQHDSRGYYYFGSDESTPNMGKISRAIALTIYILIEHYANTGKDPMRALFDEVNDLELMQTLVQINKHLFDQLEIFSGSDLRKDVYLRMVRLGLAREVENGFMLQAPIYRYIDALMEVNEETYLGDDD; via the coding sequence ATGACAGATATTAATTTAGATGATTTAACGCATCTGCAAGCTATTAATAAAAAGCTCACATCAGGCTACCACATTAGCGAACAAGACACGCTGATGTGGCAAGAGCTTGACCAACACATTGATGCTTATCGCGCGTTATTTAACGCCCTTGGCCATGACCTGCAACATGATAGCCGTGGCTATTACTATTTTGGCAGTGATGAAAGCACCCCAAATATGGGTAAAATTTCGCGTGCCATCGCACTGACTATCTACATCTTGATTGAGCACTATGCCAATACAGGTAAAGATCCAATGCGTGCTTTGTTTGACGAAGTAAACGACCTTGAACTAATGCAAACCTTAGTGCAAATCAACAAGCACCTGTTTGATCAATTAGAAATCTTCTCAGGCTCAGATTTACGCAAAGACGTCTACTTACGTATGGTGCGTTTAGGTCTGGCTCGCGAAGTAGAAAACGGCTTTATGCTGCAAGCACCTATTTATCGTTATATCGATGCATTAATGGAAGTAAACGAAGAAACCTACCTAGGAGATGACGACTAA
- the nhaD gene encoding sodium:proton antiporter NhaD, with amino-acid sequence MVTPLILTLIAVAFLLIVIEDIIHVNKAKTTLFFGTLCWIILFISPIHGQSPETIQHQLDHNILEIATLWLFLMAAMTFVAYLNSKGFIQNIVHKIMPNQISERKLMFLIGGFAFLFSSISDNITATLISLAVVMSLKLDPKKLIKYATLIVFSVNSGGVSLITGDVTTLMIFLDEKVTIANLLLLIAPALTSVALLAAMLSVGMSGNVVFEKQAARRIEKTDITIAVIFFSTIIATLTLSVLYSVPPLLTFLFGLSLMFLVAQFLMRKKDVNKKIIDYIREIEYDTLLFFVGVLLLVGALKEVGMLAKFTHLYELMAPEYANYLMGLLSAAVDNVPLTAALLKADIVMSPQQWLSFTYATGVGGSMLIIGSAAGIIAMSKVKALTFMSYLKMSVYLLIAYTVGYYGSHLAGSLIS; translated from the coding sequence ATGGTAACCCCACTTATCCTAACCCTGATAGCGGTGGCATTTTTGCTTATCGTTATAGAGGATATTATCCATGTAAACAAGGCCAAAACGACGCTTTTTTTTGGCACTTTATGCTGGATTATCTTATTTATCTCTCCAATTCATGGGCAAAGCCCAGAAACCATACAACATCAACTGGATCACAACATATTAGAAATCGCGACTTTGTGGCTGTTTTTAATGGCTGCGATGACCTTTGTAGCCTATTTAAACTCTAAAGGTTTTATCCAGAATATTGTTCATAAAATTATGCCAAATCAAATCAGTGAACGAAAGCTGATGTTTCTGATTGGTGGTTTTGCGTTTTTATTTTCATCAATATCAGACAACATAACTGCTACTCTTATCTCGCTTGCGGTGGTGATGTCACTTAAGTTAGATCCTAAAAAATTAATAAAATATGCGACCTTAATTGTATTTAGTGTTAACTCGGGTGGGGTGTCGTTGATCACGGGTGATGTTACAACCCTTATGATTTTCTTAGACGAAAAAGTCACTATTGCTAATCTACTATTATTAATTGCCCCTGCACTGACAAGTGTTGCTCTGCTCGCGGCGATGTTGTCGGTGGGTATGTCGGGTAATGTTGTGTTTGAAAAGCAAGCAGCTCGTCGTATCGAAAAAACAGATATAACCATTGCGGTTATCTTCTTCTCTACCATCATAGCCACGTTAACTTTAAGCGTACTTTACAGTGTACCACCGCTATTAACCTTTTTATTTGGTTTATCACTGATGTTTTTGGTTGCACAATTTTTAATGCGCAAAAAAGACGTCAACAAAAAAATCATCGATTATATTCGTGAAATTGAATACGACACCTTATTGTTCTTCGTTGGTGTGTTATTGCTGGTTGGTGCATTAAAAGAAGTGGGCATGCTTGCTAAATTTACTCACTTATATGAGTTGATGGCACCGGAATATGCCAACTACTTGATGGGGCTATTATCAGCGGCGGTAGATAACGTACCTCTCACTGCAGCACTTTTAAAAGCTGATATTGTGATGAGCCCTCAGCAATGGCTGTCGTTTACTTACGCAACAGGGGTCGGTGGTTCAATGCTTATTATCGGCTCTGCGGCAGGTATTATTGCCATGAGTAAGGTTAAGGCACTGACCTTTATGAGCTATCTTAAAATGTCGGTTTATTTACTAATTGCTTATACCGTTGGTTATTACGGTTCGCACTTAGCGGGCAGTTTAATTTCATAA